The following proteins are encoded in a genomic region of Gemmatimonadaceae bacterium:
- a CDS encoding peptidyl-prolyl cis-trans isomerase, producing the protein MLQTFRSYGKYIFWGLAFTFIGGFVFYESSGLFGRDSGPTLGTTVVKVDGQDVPYGSYQRALDAAVQAEEQQRGRSLTLDERAEVEKKTYDEIVTEILLEHEYEKRGISVTAEEIVEYAKFSPPPQYAQLPELQTNGQFDFEKYQRFLRSPQARQQGLLAQLEGYYRSTIPKQKLFEQVAAGAFVSDARLWQIFRDSHDTAQVSYIAMKPNAVNAGEITDAQARTWYEAHTADFKRPARAAVSVLALPLVVSASDSAATRDSIVKLRAQIMAAADPKATFADLATRVSNDTTSAVRGGDLGRSTAEQYVLPFTAAARALAVGEVSQPVKTDFGWHLIRLDAKTGDSLNLRHILLSVTINDAASARVSKRADSLSNLAGNAESPAKFDAAAKALGLPVMRATAVEGEPLTIGGRYVPNVSAWAFSGARAGESSDMWDDASGYYVARLDTVHAEGVASFDEVKDEIKERLAREKVMDEFMTLGRAITESAASIGFEGAVQRRALALSKSAPFARTMQTEGLGGFNEAIGAAFALPIGAVSQPIRTTDGVFVLRTDRRVAADSAEFVKQKEQQRSQVLRGMREQMVRDYLEGLRKGASIVDSRKKLNAAARRQST; encoded by the coding sequence GTGCTGCAGACGTTCCGCTCGTACGGCAAGTACATCTTCTGGGGCCTCGCCTTCACGTTCATCGGCGGCTTCGTCTTCTACGAGTCCTCCGGCCTCTTCGGCCGCGACTCGGGGCCGACCCTTGGCACCACCGTCGTGAAGGTCGACGGGCAGGATGTGCCGTACGGTTCCTACCAGCGCGCCCTCGATGCCGCCGTCCAGGCGGAGGAGCAGCAGCGCGGCCGCTCCCTCACCCTCGACGAGCGGGCGGAGGTCGAGAAGAAGACCTACGACGAGATCGTCACCGAGATCCTGCTCGAGCACGAGTACGAGAAGCGCGGCATCTCCGTCACCGCCGAGGAGATCGTCGAGTACGCGAAGTTCTCCCCGCCGCCACAGTACGCGCAGCTCCCGGAACTGCAGACGAACGGCCAGTTCGACTTCGAGAAGTACCAGCGCTTCCTCCGCAGCCCGCAGGCCCGCCAGCAGGGCCTCCTCGCCCAGCTCGAGGGCTACTACCGCAGCACCATCCCGAAGCAGAAGCTGTTCGAGCAGGTGGCGGCCGGCGCCTTCGTCAGCGATGCCCGCCTCTGGCAGATCTTCCGCGACTCGCACGACACGGCGCAGGTGTCCTACATCGCGATGAAGCCGAACGCCGTGAACGCCGGTGAGATCACGGATGCGCAGGCGCGCACCTGGTACGAGGCGCACACCGCCGACTTCAAGCGGCCGGCGCGCGCGGCCGTCTCGGTGCTGGCGCTGCCCCTCGTCGTCTCGGCCTCCGACAGCGCCGCCACCCGCGACTCGATCGTCAAGCTGCGGGCGCAGATCATGGCGGCCGCCGACCCGAAGGCCACCTTCGCCGACCTCGCCACGCGGGTCTCGAACGACACCACGTCGGCCGTCCGTGGCGGTGACCTGGGCCGGAGCACCGCCGAGCAGTACGTGCTGCCCTTCACCGCCGCGGCCCGCGCCCTCGCGGTCGGCGAGGTCTCGCAGCCGGTGAAGACCGACTTCGGCTGGCACCTCATCCGGCTCGATGCGAAGACGGGGGACTCGCTCAACCTGCGGCACATCCTCCTCAGCGTGACGATCAACGACGCGGCCTCGGCGCGGGTCTCCAAGCGCGCCGACTCGCTGTCGAACCTGGCCGGCAACGCCGAGTCGCCGGCGAAGTTCGACGCGGCCGCAAAGGCCCTCGGCCTGCCCGTGATGCGGGCCACCGCGGTCGAGGGCGAGCCCCTCACCATCGGCGGTCGCTACGTGCCGAACGTCAGCGCATGGGCGTTCAGTGGCGCGCGGGCGGGTGAGAGCAGCGACATGTGGGACGATGCGTCGGGTTACTACGTCGCGCGCCTCGACACGGTGCACGCCGAGGGAGTCGCGAGCTTCGACGAAGTGAAGGACGAGATCAAGGAGCGCCTCGCGCGCGAGAAGGTCATGGACGAGTTCATGACGCTCGGCCGCGCCATCACCGAGTCCGCTGCCTCCATCGGCTTCGAGGGCGCCGTCCAGCGCCGTGCGCTGGCGCTCTCGAAGTCGGCGCCCTTCGCCCGCACGATGCAGACCGAGGGCCTGGGCGGCTTCAACGAGGCGATCGGCGCCGCGTTCGCGCTGCCGATCGGCGCGGTCAGCCAGCCGATCCGCACCACCGACGGCGTGTTCGTGCTCCGCACCGACCGCCGCGTGGCCGCCGACAGCGCCGAGTTCGTGAAGCAGAAGGAGCAGCAGCGCTCGCAGGTCCTGCGCGGCATGCGCGAGCAGATGGTGCGCGACTACCTCGAGGGGCTGCGCAAGGGTGCCTCGATCGTCGACAGCCGCAAGAAGCTGAACGCCGCCGCCCGCCGCCAGAGCACCTGA
- a CDS encoding polyprenyl synthetase family protein, which produces MSLPVPARAGLDNPLAGIQYPVRAELDLVSSRMWTIVADDNPLIGEVNRHLQGMQGKLLRPALVLLANAVEETRSTLAIDHAAVVELIHLATLVHDDSVDHSVLRRGMPTVNAVFSHQVSVIMGDYLYSQAVRHLVSTRDMESLAVIADAAKTMTMGELWQLSAVDALQFSEEEYFQLNHAKTASLMSASCEVGAICGAPSHRAALARFGDRLGMAFQVADDLLDYIEGQEITGKPSGADLRERKVTLPLIAALRRMPASARREVERFFETDEPSAAAISRVISLVVEADGIEYARRQGEIFAQEAEEIALALPDTAARSALLELVGYVLDRRW; this is translated from the coding sequence ATGAGCCTACCGGTTCCCGCGAGGGCCGGGCTCGACAACCCGCTGGCCGGAATCCAGTACCCGGTCCGTGCGGAGCTCGATCTCGTGTCGTCGCGCATGTGGACGATCGTCGCCGACGACAACCCACTGATTGGTGAAGTGAACCGCCATCTCCAGGGCATGCAGGGCAAGCTCCTGCGTCCGGCGCTGGTGCTGCTGGCGAACGCCGTCGAGGAGACGCGCAGCACGCTGGCGATCGATCACGCCGCCGTCGTGGAGCTGATTCACCTCGCCACCCTGGTGCACGACGACAGCGTCGACCACAGCGTGCTGCGCCGCGGCATGCCGACGGTGAACGCGGTCTTCAGTCACCAGGTGTCGGTCATCATGGGCGACTATCTGTACTCCCAGGCCGTCCGGCACCTCGTCAGCACCCGCGACATGGAGTCGCTGGCCGTGATCGCCGATGCCGCCAAGACGATGACGATGGGTGAGCTGTGGCAGCTCTCCGCCGTCGACGCCCTGCAGTTCAGCGAGGAGGAGTACTTCCAGCTCAACCACGCCAAGACGGCGTCACTGATGAGCGCGTCATGCGAGGTCGGCGCGATCTGCGGCGCCCCGTCGCACCGCGCCGCACTGGCCCGCTTCGGCGATCGGCTCGGCATGGCCTTCCAGGTCGCGGACGACCTGCTCGACTACATCGAAGGGCAGGAGATCACGGGCAAGCCGTCCGGCGCCGACCTGCGCGAGCGGAAGGTCACGCTGCCGTTGATCGCGGCGCTGCGCCGCATGCCCGCCTCGGCGCGGCGGGAGGTCGAGCGGTTCTTCGAGACGGACGAGCCCTCGGCCGCGGCGATCAGCCGCGTGATCTCGCTCGTGGTCGAGGCTGACGGAATCGAATATGCGCGCCGCCAGGGGGAGATCTTCGCCCAGGAGGCGGAGGAGATCGCGCTCGCCCTGCCGGACACCGCAGCCCGATCCGCGCTGCTGGAACTGGTCGGCTACGTCCTCGACCGGCGCTGGTGA
- a CDS encoding twin-arginine translocase TatA/TatE family subunit — MPFGLGMGEMLIGLVIVLLLFGAKRIPEIAGSLGKGINQFKKNINDVDKTIRESDTQYRAEVRAAEPPPRVDDPTAEPKRLM, encoded by the coding sequence ATGCCGTTCGGTCTGGGCATGGGTGAGATGCTGATTGGCCTGGTCATCGTGCTGTTGCTCTTCGGCGCGAAGCGGATCCCCGAGATCGCCGGGTCGCTGGGCAAGGGCATCAACCAGTTCAAGAAGAACATCAACGACGTCGACAAGACGATCCGTGAATCCGACACGCAGTATCGTGCCGAGGTGCGTGCCGCCGAGCCGCCGCCGCGGGTGGACGACCCGACGGCGGAGCCGAAGCGCCTCATGTAG
- a CDS encoding DUF4321 domain-containing protein, with protein sequence MVLASGFIVGGFLTQFSRRFLPAGSVKEFLTTGVTPSLGPLQIDLVILKFALGPIALDVSLLSLLGVLIAYLIARSLF encoded by the coding sequence ATGGTGCTCGCCTCGGGGTTCATCGTCGGCGGGTTCCTGACCCAGTTCTCCAGGCGTTTCCTCCCGGCGGGGAGCGTCAAGGAATTCCTCACCACCGGCGTGACGCCCAGCCTGGGTCCGTTGCAGATTGACCTCGTCATCCTCAAGTTTGCCCTGGGGCCGATCGCACTCGACGTGTCCCTTCTGAGCCTGCTCGGTGTACTGATCGCATACCTCATCGCACGGTCCCTTTTCTAG